The following proteins are encoded in a genomic region of Glycine max cultivar Williams 82 chromosome 18, Glycine_max_v4.0, whole genome shotgun sequence:
- the LOC100786446 gene encoding importin subunit alpha-4 — protein sequence MSLQPGSSSASEKRKRSYHSRTDPYKDTLLSKRRESFAVYSKEELLEDIPVMKQRLWSESAAEQFEGTIHFRKLLANGHPPIDEVIKADVVPRIVEFLESDGLHQLQFEALWVLTNIASGTSQHKRAVVDHGAVPKLVKLLSPTNNYDDVREQAVWVLGNIAFDSPCYSDLILNEHALLPLLSLLNPPSPILSMLRITTWTLSNLVRGKPPVTLEQVKTLMPVLKTLIHNSDEEVVSDACWALFYISDVSSDTTKTIVEAEFCVKLVDLLTNSSLTVIVPVLRTLGNIVAGDDAQTQLTIDKGLITGLSKLLLISRDKEQIYKETCWTISNITAGNGAQIQAIIDAHIIPVLVAIVIYRKDCEIDLKKEVAWAISNATRGSHDQIRYLVDQRCIQALCDLLAYPNSEIVSNCLEGLENILVVGEVDKDIDRGNSFAERVDKCDGWGMIENLKSHDKKEIKERAARIFKTFWAEDDLVEDTDLQDDLGRG from the exons GGTTCTAGTTCTGCTTCagagaagaggaagagaagCTATCATAGTAGAACTGACCCCTACAAAGACACCCTCCTCAGTAAACGAagagaatcttttgctgtctaTTCCAAAGAAGAG CTATTGGAAGATATTCCTGTGATGAAGCAACGACTATGGTCTGAGTCCGCTGCCGAACAATTCGAGGGAACTATTCACTTCAGAAAACTGTTAGCAAATG GGCACCCTCCAATTGATGAGGTGATTAAAGCAGACGTTGTCCCTCGCATTGTGGAGTTCTTGGAAAGCGATGGTTTACACCAGTTGCAG TTTGAGGCTTTATGGGTGTTAACCAATATTGCTAGTGGAACATCCCAACACAAAAGAGCTGTTGTTGACCACGGAGCTGTTCCCAAGTTGGTGAAACTTCTGAGCCCTACCAACAACTATGACGATGTCAGAGAGCAG GCAGTATGGGTTTTAGGGAACATTGCTTTTGATTCCCCATGCTATAGTGATCTTATTCTTAACGAACATGCTCTTCTACCATTATTATCTCTGTTGAACCCACCATCTCCAATATTGTCTATGTTGAGGATTACTACATGGACTTTATCCAACTTGGTCCGTGGAAAGCCTCCGGTAACTTTGGAACAG GTAAAGACTTTGATGCCTGTCCTTAAGACACTCATCCACAACAGCGACGAAGAAGTTGTATCAGATGCATGCTGGGCTCTCTTTTACATTTCAGATGTCTCAAGTGACACAACAAAGACTATTGTTGAAGCAGAATTTTGCGTAAAACTTGTGGATCTTCTGAC GAATTCATCACTTACAGTTATTGTACCTGTACTTCGGACTCTGGGAAACATTGTTGCTGGTGATGATGCTCAGACTCAG CTTACAATTGATAAAGGATTGATCACGGGTCTTTCGAaacttcttcttatttctcggGACAAAGAACAGATCTACAAAGAAACTTGTTGGACAATCTCAAATATCACAGCTGGGAATGGAGCTCAAATACAG GCTATCATCGATGCCCATATTATTCCTGTTCTTGTTGCTATTGTAATTTATCGTAAAGACTGTGAGATTGACCTAAAGAAGGAGGTGGCCTGGGCCATCTCCAATGCCACTAGAGGATCTCATGACCAAATCAG GTACCTGGTGGATCAACGTTGCATTCAGGCACTATGTGATCTCTTGGCTTATCCAAACTCAGAGATTGTGTCAAACTGTCTCGAGGGGCTAGAGAACATTTTGGTGGTTGGAGAAGTTGACAAGGATATTGATAGAGGCAATAGCTTTGCTGAAAGGGTTGATAAGTGTGATGGATGGGGTATGATTGAAAATTTGAAGAGCCATGACAAGAAGGAGATTAAAGAGAGAGCTGCGAGGATTTTCAAGACATTTTGGGCAGAGGATGATTTGGTGGAAGATACGGATCTTCAGGATGATTTGGGCAGAGGATGA